The following is a genomic window from Hymenobacter sp. APR13.
TCGGTTGTAGGCTGCCTTGCAACTGACAACTAGCAACCAACAACTAACTAAATCCGCCGCAGCACGGGGTATTTGGCTTGTACCAGCATGTAGAGGCCGTAGGCCATCAAACCCAGCGCCACAATACCGAGCACCACCGGGCCCATGGTGGCCAAGAAGTCGAAGGCTTCGTCGGTGCTGCCCACGGCGGCGGCGCGCGACTGGCGGCCGGCCTGCACGAAGAAGTAGCCGATAATGGCCATCACCACGCCCCGGGCCGTGTAGCCCAGCTGGCCCAGGCGGTACACCGTGTTCTGCTGGCCGCCGGGGATGTCGGAGCTGTTCACGTCCTTGTGGAACTTGCCCGAGTAGGCTTTATAGATCTGGTAGATGCCGCCGCCGATGATGGCGACGCCGACCAGGATGATGATCCAGTCGCCGCCGGGCCAGCCCAGCACGCGGGCGGTGAGGGTTTGCTGGGTGTTGCCGCCGGCGCTGGCCGAGCTGTTCATGGCCAGCTTGGCCGCGTACCAGGCCAAGCTGGCGTACAGCAGTCCGCTGGCCGCAAACCCGATGCGCCGGCCAATTCCCTTGGCGTCGCCGCCCTTGCTTTCGGTATCAACGATGGCCTGGGTGAAGCGCCACACAATGTAGCCTAGCAACCCGAAGGCAGTTAGGCCTAGTAGCACCGGGCCGCCGGGCAGGTTCTGCAGCGTCAGCACCGCTTGCTTCTTGTCGGCTGTCTGGCCGCCCTGCTGGCCGGTGGCGGCCAATAGCGCCAGTATGCCCATAAGCAGGTACACAGTGCCTTTAGCCGCGAAGCCAAAGCGGGCCAGTGCCCGGATGCCGGAGGAAGGAGAAGTGGGCACTGCGGCAGTGAGGTTGTCGGAAAGGTTCATGCATTGCGATGGTTAGGGGGCACTCGCCCTGTACGCGAAAATGCAGGTGTCGTTCGGTCGGGCTCCGGCTAGCTAACGCAGAGTGGGCCGGTAGGGGGGAGGCAGATGATGGCCCAGTGCCCCCAAAGGCCGCCAGGGCTGCGCCCCCTGTTGTAGCAGCCGCTTGTTAATCGGAATGTTCAGGGTGTAAACGGTTTTGCCCTGCATGGCTGGCTGCGTAAGGAGTCGGTCGATTTTGCCGCCGGGCTGCAGGTACGGGATAAAGAAGTCGTCGGCGAGGTCGGCAATAAGCAGGTTGCGGATTTCGGCAGTCTCCTCGGTTATCTGGCGCACGTTGGTTTCAAACGGCGAAACGAACAAGAGGCGGTTTGCTTGAATCTCAGGGCCGTATTCCATGCGCACATTCTGCTGGATGCCCCGGCCCAACGCATAAATGATAGGCTGCTGCGGCCCCTGCAACAGATACCGGAATACCGACTGTTCCAGCCGGGAATGGAAGCCTGAGAGCACGCAGTTCTGTTCGTAGCGCTGCTCCAGCGCCCAGACATAGGTGAGGTACTCTATGGACGCAGGATAGTCCCGCGAACAGAAAAAAGCTGTTTTGTCCTGTTTCAGCAAGGCTGTGTTGCCCAGAGTGCGCAGTTCTTCAGCAGCTATACGCATAGCATAAGGGTGGGGCTTGCATGACTAAATATAGAAATATTATTACTAAATAAATAATATTTATGAGAATTCACTGTTGTGCTTAATGGTCTGCTAACAAAACGCCCCAGGTCTTGCGGCCCGGGGCGTGTCGTTTTTGGGTATGTGGCTGGTACTAAAACGTACGCTGGAACCAGTGCTTGATGTCGTCGATGGTCTCACCGGTTTTATGCTGCAGACGGCCGAACCATTCGTCCTGCTTGCCTTCTTCGTAGTCCAGATCGTCGTCGGTGAGGCTGCCCCATTTCTGCTTGGCCTGGCCTTTGATTTCGTTCCAGTTGCCGCGTGCGCGCAGTTCGGTGCTGTCGTCGATGCCGTTGTTATTAGCGTCCATGTTCGTAGAGGTTAGAGTGGGAAAGATAGACAGCTATACGCGGGCAGGCAGGCAGGGTTGATAATGCCACAATTTTACTCGCCGGCGGTCAGCCCGGTAGCTGGTAGCTGCCGGCAAAGTGCTCGGGTGCCTATCGGTGTCGGGCGTTGAAGCCCATCAGCAGGCTAATGCGGGCCCCACCATTGCCGGGCACGACGGCCAGGTTCACCGGGAAATTGACGCCGTCGTACCGGAACGAGGTGCCCACCGCCAGCGCCACGCTGGCACTTACCGGCGTCAGGTTGGGGCCGAGGCCGAACTCCAGGCCCTTCGGCCCCCGAATGCCGAACAGCGCGTTCAGGCTCGGAATGAACTTGCCCTGCTCCAGCCCGCCCAGCAGCGGCACAAACTCAAACAGGCCGGCGGTGCCATTCGCCAGCCGGAAAATGCGGGTTTCAAACTGCCACCCGAACTGCGTGAGAAATGGGTTGAGGCCCGGCACCGACTCGCGCGCCTTGTTCACCACGCCACCCGTCAGCACGGTAGCCCCAATGCGGGGGCCACCCAGATACACCACGCCGCCGGCCGGCTCCTCGTCGCCGGGTACCACAGGACCGGGCGGCGTAGGCGGCTTGGCCGGAACCGTACCGGCGGGCACAAAACCCGATATGGGCAGGGGCGCGCTGGTAGTGGGTGCCGCCGGCCCAAACTCGTCCTGGGTGCCGTTGGCGTAGCGGATCAGGCGTACCTCGGCTTTGCGCACGATATAGAGCGGGCCGTCGGGGTTGTCGGTGCGCCGGAACCGGACGTCGGTGGGCGTGACCTCCACCACTTTCACCTGGATTTCTTCGGTGTTGTGCTTAACGAGCAAGTCCTGGGCGTGCGCGACGGTGGCGGCCAGCAGCAGGCCAGTGGAAACGAGTAGCAGACGAAGCATAGCAGCAGCAGTAAAAGAGTGTGGGGTGAAGATGCCGCTCCCATCGGCCCCGACGGCTACCAGCTTTTGGTTTTATCAGACGTTGATCTTCTGTTGGTTATCTATTTAAGCATCTGTATTTCAATTGCTTGACACTCTGCTGGCAGGATTTTTCAATCTCGCTTTCAGAGTTGGTTTTCGGGCAGAAAGGCGCTTTCTTTAGGTGGTTGATTTTAGGGTTGATCCGGGCCGGAAGGGCCGGACAGCCGCCCGCTATTCTGCTTCGCCTGTATTCCGTCATGGACGACCTTCGTACCACCCTGGCTACCTTTTCGCCCACCGACCGCAAGGAGTTTCTGCAGTTCATCCAGCGGCAGAAGCGCAAGCCCAAGGGCCGCATGGATTTGCGTCTGTGCGAGCTGCTGCTGCACGCCAAGCCCTACACCACCCCGCAGCTGCTGGCCAAGCTCTACCCCGATGAGCCCAACGCCGTAGCCTACTACGCCCTGCGCAAGCGCCTGCTCCGCCACCTCACCGACTACCTGCTGCTGCGCCAGCGCCAGCAGGACCCCACGGCGGCGTCTTCGGTGCGCGGGCTGCTCACGCTGGCCCAGTACCTGTTCGAGGCCGGGGTGCCGCGCCTGGGCTGGTCGGTGCTGCGCAAAGCCGAAAAGCTGGCCCACGACAACGAGCAGTACGAACTGCTCAATACCGTGTACTCGCTGCAGATTGCCCAGGCCGGC
Proteins encoded in this region:
- a CDS encoding DUF1206 domain-containing protein encodes the protein MNLSDNLTAAVPTSPSSGIRALARFGFAAKGTVYLLMGILALLAATGQQGGQTADKKQAVLTLQNLPGGPVLLGLTAFGLLGYIVWRFTQAIVDTESKGGDAKGIGRRIGFAASGLLYASLAWYAAKLAMNSSASAGGNTQQTLTARVLGWPGGDWIIILVGVAIIGGGIYQIYKAYSGKFHKDVNSSDIPGGQQNTVYRLGQLGYTARGVVMAIIGYFFVQAGRQSRAAAVGSTDEAFDFLATMGPVVLGIVALGLMAYGLYMLVQAKYPVLRRI
- a CDS encoding CsbD family protein, whose product is MDANNNGIDDSTELRARGNWNEIKGQAKQKWGSLTDDDLDYEEGKQDEWFGRLQHKTGETIDDIKHWFQRTF